A region from the Aphis gossypii isolate Hap1 chromosome 1, ASM2018417v2, whole genome shotgun sequence genome encodes:
- the LOC126552072 gene encoding histone H2A-like produces MFSSFRLYNGCHIGMSTHTINVHGTEQSFIKTTIMSGRGKAGKSKGGKSKTRSSRAGLQFPVGRIHRLLRKGNYAERVGAGAPVYLAAVMEYLAAEVLELAGNAARDNKKSRIIPRHLQLAIRNDEELNKLLSGVTIAQGGVLPNIQAVLLPKKTEKKV; encoded by the coding sequence ATGTTTTCCAGTTTTCGACTATATAACGGCTGCCATATCGGTATGAGCACACACACCATCAACGTACACGGTACCGAACAGTCGTTTATCAAAACTACAATCATGAGCGGAAGAGGCAAAGCAGGCAAATCCAAAGGAGGTAAATCCAAGACCAGGTCGTCCCGTGCCGGACTCCAGTTCCCGGTCGGTCGTATCCACCGTCTGTTGAGAAAAGGAAACTACGCCGAACGTGTCGGAGCCGGAGCACCAGTGTACTTGGCCGCCGTCATGGAATATTTGGCAGCTGAAGTATTGGAGTTGGCCGGTAACGCAGCCCGTGACAACAAGAAGTCTCGTATCATCCCCAGACATTTGCAATTGGCCATCAGGAATGACGAGGAATTGAACAAATTGTTGTCCGGCGTTACCATCGCCCAAGGCGGTGTATTGCCAAATATCCAAGCTGTTCTATTACCAAAGAAAACCGAAAagaaagtttaa
- the LOC126552086 gene encoding histone H2B-like yields the protein MAPGGKSAGKAMKKSSGKAQKNIAKSDKKRKPKRKESYAIYIYKVLKQVHPDTGVSSKAMSIMNSFVNDLFERIAAESSRLAHYNKRSTITSREIQTAVRLLLPGELAKHAVSEGTKAVTKYTSSK from the coding sequence ATGGCTCCAGGAGGTAAATCCGCAGGAAAAGCGATGAAGAAGTCGTCCGGCAAGGCTCAAAAGAACATCGCCAAGTCCGACAAGAAGCGCAAGCCAAAGAGGAAAGAATCGTACGCCATCTACATCTACAAAGTGTTGAAACAAGTACATCCCGACACTGGTGTTTCCTCAAAGGCCATGAGCATCATGAACAGTTTCGTCAACGATCTGTTCGAACGCATCGCCGCCGAATCCAGTCGTCTTGCCCACTACAACAAGCGCTCGACCATCACCAGTCGGGAAATCCAAACCGCCGTCCGTCTCTTGTTGCCTGGTGAATTGGCCAAGCACGCCGTCAGTGAAGGTACCAAGGCCGTCACCAAATACACCAGCTCCAAATAA